In Fusobacterium perfoetens, a genomic segment contains:
- a CDS encoding carboxypeptidase-like regulatory domain-containing protein produces the protein MKKFLICICFLISIFSYSKEVEIEFHFDIDSGIIYYSNADIDSIGNLTTIDFNKKDVKVILKDGIYLFGFYDGKDRYLFKKFYITDDRSFDISFVPKKSIFIEGVITENKKPLKNIKITFADSMGREYSAVSSDEGRYSINLPPENYLIISSQFGYEVLEEKNTFNFSQPNKSYNIPIPVEKSPGKIKGKVLNNSGQSVPYVEILVSNNKENKTVYSDKNGNFTIFLKEGITSMKISKEGYDSRGFIGKFSRKDTISLKTFTLNKKTYFISGTVANEILPVRELEIYLFSQKGALLDKSTTNENGNFKFLNIKNEKVYIYIPENDFYEEYKSDFFSLDKSISNMIISIKKK, from the coding sequence ATGAAAAAATTTTTAATTTGTATATGCTTTCTAATTTCTATTTTTTCTTATTCTAAAGAAGTTGAAATAGAATTTCATTTTGATATTGACTCTGGTATTATTTATTATAGTAATGCTGATATAGATTCAATAGGAAACCTTACCACCATTGACTTTAACAAAAAAGATGTAAAAGTAATATTAAAAGATGGAATTTATCTTTTTGGATTTTACGATGGAAAAGATAGATATCTCTTTAAAAAATTCTATATAACTGATGACAGAAGCTTTGATATATCATTTGTTCCTAAAAAATCTATTTTCATTGAAGGTGTTATTACAGAAAATAAAAAACCTTTAAAAAATATTAAAATAACATTCGCTGATTCTATGGGAAGAGAATACTCTGCTGTAAGTTCAGATGAAGGAAGATATTCTATTAATCTTCCTCCTGAAAACTATCTTATTATCAGTTCACAATTTGGGTATGAAGTTTTAGAAGAAAAAAATACTTTTAATTTTTCTCAACCAAATAAGTCATATAATATACCTATACCTGTAGAAAAATCTCCTGGAAAAATAAAAGGAAAGGTTCTGAATAATAGTGGGCAATCTGTTCCTTATGTAGAAATTCTTGTTTCAAACAATAAAGAAAATAAAACAGTTTATTCTGATAAAAATGGAAATTTTACTATTTTTCTTAAAGAAGGAATTACTTCTATGAAAATTTCAAAGGAAGGATATGATTCAAGAGGATTTATTGGAAAATTTTCTAGAAAAGATACAATTTCTTTAAAAACTTTTACTCTAAACAAAAAAACATATTTTATTTCAGGAACTGTTGCAAATGAAATCCTTCCTGTTAGAGAACTTGAAATTTATCTCTTTTCTCAAAAAGGAGCTCTTTTAGATAAATCTACTACAAATGAAAATGGAAATTTTAAATTTTTAAATATTAAAAATGAAAAGGTATATATTTATATACCTGAAAATGATTTTTATGAAGAGTATAAATCAGATTTTTTCTCTCTTGATAAAAGTATTTCAAATATGATTATTTCTATTAAAAAGAAATAA